One window of Deinococcus metalli genomic DNA carries:
- a CDS encoding thermonuclease family protein: protein MSRAPLEARRRAQARTRRLRVGLILLVVGVVLALALLARTASPPSGRAPSGRAPGTPGGTVSGVARVLDGDTLDVAGTRVRLYGIDAPEHDQTCRRAGKTYACGQEAAASLRAFLGTRSVTCQRRDTDRYGRTVGVCRVNGTDVNGWMVAQGHALAYREYATDYVPQENAARAAKRGVHAGTYVNPADFRHEGAAAAPAPTASRRTTPYANCAQARAAGRTPVLRGEGGYNAKLDGDGDGRMCE, encoded by the coding sequence GTGAGCCGCGCGCCCCTGGAGGCCCGGCGCCGCGCCCAGGCCCGCACCCGCCGCCTGCGCGTGGGCCTGATCCTGCTGGTCGTGGGCGTGGTACTCGCCCTCGCGCTGCTGGCCCGGACGGCGTCGCCTCCCTCCGGACGTGCTCCCTCTGGGCGTGCTCCTGGCACTCCGGGAGGCACCGTGAGTGGCGTGGCCCGCGTGCTGGACGGCGACACGCTCGACGTTGCCGGCACGCGCGTGCGCCTGTACGGCATCGACGCGCCCGAACACGACCAGACGTGCCGCCGGGCCGGGAAGACCTATGCCTGCGGGCAGGAGGCGGCGGCCTCGCTGCGCGCGTTCCTGGGCACCCGCTCCGTGACGTGCCAGCGCCGCGACACCGACCGCTACGGCCGTACGGTCGGCGTGTGCCGCGTGAACGGCACGGACGTGAACGGCTGGATGGTCGCCCAGGGCCACGCGCTGGCCTACCGCGAGTACGCCACCGACTACGTGCCGCAGGAGAACGCCGCCCGCGCGGCGAAACGCGGTGTGCACGCCGGCACCTACGTCAATCCCGCCGACTTCCGCCACGAGGGCGCGGCCGCGGCTCCGGCGCCCACGGCGTCCCGGCGCACCACGCCGTACGCGAACTGCGCGCAGGCGCGCGCCGCCGGCCGCACCCCGGTGCTGCGCGGCGAGGGCGGCTACAACGCCAAACTCGACGGGGACGGCGACGGCAGGATGTGCGAGTGA
- a CDS encoding metal-dependent transcriptional regulator: MTARALSRSAEDYLKHLYVLGQAGKVSTQALATALEVAPASVTGMLRKLAEQGLVSHAPYQGARLTAEGERVALEVLRHHRLLELFLHRALGVPLDEVHEEAEKLEHALSEKLEARIAAWLGDPTHDPHGDPIPTLEGEVPERAERRLSQLAPGDHGVVSRVPDGDAGQLRTLVGAGLTPGAAVQVQRVDGALGTLTARLDGQALTLSLGVAAQVHVHAPTRAAR, from the coding sequence ATGACGGCCCGCGCCCTGTCCCGCTCGGCGGAGGACTACCTCAAGCACTTGTACGTGCTGGGGCAGGCCGGGAAGGTGAGCACCCAGGCGCTGGCGACCGCGCTGGAGGTCGCGCCGGCCAGCGTGACCGGCATGCTGCGCAAGCTGGCCGAGCAGGGCCTGGTGTCGCACGCGCCGTACCAGGGCGCCCGCCTGACCGCCGAGGGCGAGCGCGTGGCGCTGGAGGTGCTCCGCCACCACCGCCTGCTGGAGCTGTTCTTGCACCGCGCGCTGGGCGTGCCGCTCGACGAGGTGCACGAGGAGGCCGAGAAACTGGAGCACGCCCTGAGCGAGAAGCTCGAGGCGCGCATCGCCGCGTGGCTGGGCGACCCGACGCACGATCCGCATGGCGACCCGATTCCCACACTGGAGGGCGAGGTGCCCGAGCGGGCCGAGCGGCGGCTGTCGCAGCTCGCGCCCGGTGACCACGGCGTGGTGTCGCGTGTGCCGGACGGTGACGCCGGGCAACTGCGCACCCTGGTCGGCGCGGGACTCACGCCGGGGGCGGCGGTGCAGGTGCAGCGCGTGGACGGCGCGCTGGGCACCCTGACTGCCCGCCTGGACGGGCAGGCCCTGACGCTGTCGCTGGGGGTGGCCGCCCAGGTGCACGTCCACGCGCCGACGCGCGCGGCGCGGTGA